A genomic window from Sanguibacter antarcticus includes:
- a CDS encoding DUF4037 domain-containing protein, with protein sequence MPTPDPRAFDLDALLRELDGIFAAHEGATRAEPLLLTGLAEADELHDAGARLTLLNELIGFYRSQSRHDHAAETSDRALVLAESMGIVGTDAHASTLINAATALRAGGRYERALGLYRQALVASEATMAPSDRRLAALHNNLSILFSEMQDQPQAAAELDAALAILEASSHDPARDMDIATTCTNLVLVHFSMGQKDAAAACVERSLAIFRAGGHEDDAHYASAVAGHAEACYRMGRLTDAEALYQRALEIIAACYGTTNDYYAVTAGNLAEVQADLHAAGLTPVTPSVGRVPAAPAEPAAPPVTGLALAREYWETYGKPMLARYPHHRARIAVGLVGHGSECYGFDDEISRDHDFGPGFCLWLTAEDHAAIGDELQADYEALPAELRGVGPRRTTSRARGAQRRVGVFEIGDFFDGLTGYRAAPAADRVHEWLLLDEATLAAATNGAVFADPFGAFGAARGGFLRMPRDVQLALVSRRLGMVAQAGQYNVPRMLARADGEAAWLALAEFTRATASLVFLLNGPASAGYLPYYKWQFAALRALGARMGSRLPEVCTDLSELARLSSTACFGAGPGGTGALAAQERVYVFVEQICRQVVIELQARGLTVSDESFLERQRPFVDAHIDDAWLKSL encoded by the coding sequence ATGCCGACCCCCGATCCCAGGGCGTTCGACCTCGATGCCCTCCTGCGCGAGCTCGACGGCATCTTCGCCGCCCACGAGGGCGCCACCCGTGCAGAACCGCTCCTGCTCACGGGGCTCGCCGAGGCCGACGAGCTCCACGACGCCGGTGCACGGCTGACGCTGCTCAACGAGCTCATCGGCTTCTACCGGTCCCAGAGCAGGCACGACCACGCGGCCGAGACGAGCGACCGGGCGCTCGTGCTCGCTGAGAGCATGGGGATCGTCGGGACCGACGCGCACGCGAGCACCCTCATCAACGCGGCGACGGCTTTGCGCGCCGGCGGTCGCTACGAGAGAGCCCTCGGTCTCTACCGGCAGGCGCTCGTCGCGAGCGAGGCAACGATGGCACCGAGCGACCGGCGGCTCGCAGCGCTGCACAACAACCTCTCGATCCTCTTCAGCGAGATGCAGGACCAGCCGCAGGCCGCCGCCGAGCTGGACGCTGCCCTGGCGATCCTCGAGGCGTCCTCGCACGACCCTGCACGTGACATGGACATCGCGACGACCTGCACCAACCTCGTGCTCGTGCACTTCTCGATGGGGCAGAAGGACGCCGCCGCCGCGTGCGTCGAACGCTCCCTCGCGATCTTCCGCGCGGGCGGCCACGAGGACGACGCGCACTACGCATCAGCCGTCGCCGGCCACGCCGAAGCCTGCTACCGGATGGGACGCCTCACCGACGCCGAGGCGCTCTACCAGCGGGCGCTGGAGATCATCGCCGCCTGCTACGGCACCACCAACGACTACTACGCGGTCACGGCAGGCAACCTCGCCGAGGTGCAGGCCGACCTGCACGCGGCCGGGCTGACACCGGTCACGCCGTCCGTCGGTCGCGTGCCCGCGGCACCGGCCGAACCTGCCGCACCGCCTGTCACGGGGCTCGCCCTCGCCCGCGAGTACTGGGAGACGTACGGCAAGCCGATGCTCGCCAGATATCCCCACCATCGTGCACGCATCGCGGTCGGTCTCGTCGGTCACGGCTCGGAGTGCTACGGCTTCGACGACGAGATCTCGCGCGACCACGACTTCGGTCCAGGCTTCTGCCTCTGGCTCACCGCTGAAGACCACGCGGCGATCGGCGACGAGCTCCAGGCAGACTACGAGGCGCTCCCGGCCGAGCTCCGCGGGGTCGGACCGCGCCGGACGACCTCGAGGGCACGCGGCGCCCAGCGTCGCGTCGGCGTCTTCGAGATCGGCGACTTCTTCGACGGGCTCACCGGGTACCGTGCCGCCCCAGCCGCCGACCGGGTGCACGAGTGGCTCCTCCTCGACGAAGCGACGCTGGCCGCCGCGACGAACGGCGCCGTCTTCGCGGACCCGTTCGGGGCCTTCGGCGCCGCGCGCGGTGGCTTCCTCAGGATGCCGCGGGACGTCCAGCTCGCGCTCGTCTCGCGCAGGCTCGGGATGGTCGCCCAGGCAGGGCAGTACAACGTGCCCCGGATGCTCGCGCGCGCAGACGGGGAGGCCGCGTGGCTGGCGCTCGCGGAGTTCACCCGAGCCACGGCGTCGCTCGTCTTCCTGCTCAACGGTCCGGCCTCTGCTGGATACCTCCCGTACTACAAGTGGCAGTTCGCCGCGCTGCGCGCGCTCGGTGCGCGCATGGGCTCACGGTTACCAGAGGTGTGCACCGACCTCTCGGAGCTGGCACGGCTCTCGTCGACGGCCTGCTTCGGCGCAGGACCAGGCGGCACGGGTGCGCTCGCGGCGCAGGAACGCGTGTACGTGTTCGTCGAGCAGATCTGCAGGCAGGTCGTGATCGAGCTCCAGGCGCGCGGCCTCACCGTGAGCGACGAGAGCTTTCTCGAGCGGCAGCGGCCGTTCGTCGATGCGCACATCGACGACGCGTGGCTCAAGAGCCTGTGA
- a CDS encoding AMP-binding protein: protein MDRARATTCDPDERSDEDQVPHEVADESSGRGRPRELVARAQRVLGMSVATIVARALRRASPQPQIGGTVLDRFARTVAQHPDETALADAARKFTFEALDEVVTTAARGLVSFGVRPGERVAVALPRSADATVLFLGVLRAGAVAVPLDVSAPGAHLAYVLRDSDARLLVTDDDGRASALLGALTTADRDTTAAGRSWYVCTVQDVIGVTGGEVPPPPSPDDLACLDYGTGDGGTPRRVHVQHSDLAAALAEHGGPLLGAFEACLVAGLRPDGARRAAGRR, encoded by the coding sequence GTGGACCGTGCACGAGCGACGACGTGCGACCCCGACGAGCGGTCCGACGAGGACCAGGTGCCCCACGAGGTAGCCGACGAGTCGTCTGGCCGAGGACGTCCGCGCGAGCTGGTGGCGCGCGCCCAGCGTGTGCTCGGCATGTCGGTGGCGACGATCGTCGCGCGGGCGCTCCGTCGCGCGTCGCCGCAGCCGCAGATCGGCGGCACCGTGCTGGACCGGTTCGCCCGGACTGTTGCCCAGCATCCCGACGAGACGGCCCTCGCCGACGCTGCTCGGAAGTTCACGTTCGAGGCCCTCGACGAGGTCGTCACGACCGCCGCACGCGGTCTGGTCAGCTTCGGTGTCCGCCCGGGGGAGCGCGTCGCGGTGGCTCTGCCCCGGTCGGCCGACGCGACCGTCCTGTTCCTCGGCGTGCTGCGCGCCGGAGCCGTCGCCGTGCCTCTCGACGTGTCCGCCCCCGGTGCCCACCTCGCCTACGTCCTGCGGGACAGCGATGCGCGCCTGCTCGTCACGGACGACGACGGACGTGCGTCGGCGCTCCTGGGCGCGCTGACGACAGCCGACCGGGACACGACGGCCGCGGGGCGTTCCTGGTACGTGTGCACGGTCCAAGACGTCATCGGCGTGACCGGGGGAGAGGTGCCCCCGCCGCCGTCACCCGACGACCTCGCCTGTCTCGACTACGGCACGGGCGACGGCGGGACACCTCGTCGCGTGCACGTCCAGCACAGCGACCTCGCTGCGGCGCTCGCTGAGCACGGCGGTCCTCTGCTCGGTGCGTTCGAGGCGTGCCTCGTCGCAGGGCTGCGCCCCGACGGCGCACGACGAGCGGCGGGCCGACGATGA
- a CDS encoding malonic semialdehyde reductase, whose amino-acid sequence MTTDTAPTADTTLDELLEIDPATAGLLFREARTVNVFADEPVPDEKIQAAYDLVRWGPTAMNTVPLRLLVVREPAARARLVEHMADGNKTKTLSAPLTIVAAADPSFHEHLPVLAPHMKGARERFAAGSEEMRVGMARTSALIQVGYLIIGLRAAGLHVGPMTGFDADGVDSEFFDENGWRSLVVLNVGMPASEGASHPRQARLRFDEVSLTV is encoded by the coding sequence ATGACTACCGACACCGCCCCCACCGCTGACACCACGCTCGACGAGCTCCTCGAGATCGATCCAGCCACCGCGGGCCTGCTCTTCCGCGAGGCACGCACCGTCAACGTCTTCGCAGACGAGCCCGTGCCGGACGAGAAGATCCAGGCCGCATACGACCTCGTCCGCTGGGGACCGACAGCGATGAACACCGTTCCGCTGCGGTTGCTCGTCGTCCGCGAACCCGCGGCACGGGCTCGCCTCGTCGAGCACATGGCGGACGGCAACAAGACGAAGACCCTCTCTGCTCCGTTGACGATCGTCGCGGCTGCCGATCCGAGCTTCCACGAGCATCTGCCGGTGCTCGCGCCGCACATGAAAGGTGCTCGCGAGCGCTTCGCGGCCGGCAGCGAGGAGATGCGGGTCGGGATGGCGCGCACGTCTGCTCTCATCCAGGTGGGCTACCTCATCATCGGGCTGCGTGCAGCCGGGCTGCACGTCGGACCGATGACCGGGTTCGACGCGGACGGTGTCGACAGTGAGTTCTTCGACGAGAACGGTTGGAGGTCCCTCGTCGTCCTCAACGTCGGGATGCCCGCGAGCGAGGGTGCCTCGCACCCGCGCCAGGCGCGGCTGAGGTTCGACGAGGTCTCCCTCACGGTCTGA
- a CDS encoding Acg family FMN-binding oxidoreductase yields the protein MDVEDARIERILSAAAKAPSVHNTQPWAVDVHGDRITLRADPARQLRHADPTGREMYISCGAFLLNLEVAARRESLTAVTTVLPSSTDDLLVARVVLESALEPTMEELELAVAIGHRATSRAPFDDAPLDVDVLSEMQNTARTDGVGLRVIQPSEPARSQVLDLVRRSEALATEDAVARGEESAWTTRDPERHDGIPARLLGAPDAQGHRPVRRSWADAGPDAEPFDHRSTMVVLTTPGDKREDWVAAGQGLEHLLLVATSYYVHASFATTVLENPTTRHDLVRALELDGQPQMLVRLGYSGTERHSPRRTVEEIIT from the coding sequence ATGGACGTCGAAGACGCTCGCATCGAGAGGATCCTGTCCGCTGCGGCCAAAGCGCCCAGCGTGCACAACACGCAGCCGTGGGCGGTCGACGTGCACGGAGACCGGATCACGCTCCGTGCTGATCCAGCACGACAGCTCCGCCATGCTGATCCGACCGGCCGTGAGATGTACATCAGCTGCGGCGCGTTCCTCCTCAACCTCGAGGTTGCCGCCCGCCGGGAGTCGCTCACCGCTGTCACGACCGTCCTCCCGAGCTCGACAGACGACCTCCTCGTCGCCCGCGTCGTCCTGGAGAGCGCGCTGGAACCGACGATGGAGGAGCTCGAGCTCGCTGTCGCTATCGGTCACCGTGCAACGTCCCGCGCGCCGTTCGACGACGCTCCGCTCGACGTCGACGTGCTCAGCGAGATGCAGAACACCGCGCGCACCGATGGCGTAGGCCTACGGGTGATCCAGCCCTCGGAACCTGCGCGGTCGCAGGTGCTCGACCTCGTCCGCCGGTCAGAGGCTCTCGCGACGGAGGACGCTGTCGCCCGAGGCGAGGAGTCGGCGTGGACCACGCGCGACCCGGAGCGGCACGACGGCATCCCGGCGAGGCTGCTCGGTGCACCCGACGCGCAGGGGCACCGTCCGGTCCGTCGCTCGTGGGCCGACGCGGGGCCTGATGCAGAGCCGTTCGACCACCGTTCGACGATGGTGGTGCTCACGACGCCGGGCGACAAGCGCGAGGACTGGGTCGCTGCCGGTCAGGGGCTCGAGCACCTGCTGCTCGTCGCCACGAGCTACTACGTGCACGCGTCGTTCGCGACGACGGTGCTGGAGAACCCGACCACGCGCCACGACCTGGTCCGTGCGCTGGAGCTCGACGGTCAGCCTCAGATGCTCGTCCGGCTCGGTTACTCCGGCACCGAGCGGCACTCGCCTCGACGGACGGTCGAGGAGATCATCACCTGA
- a CDS encoding CCA tRNA nucleotidyltransferase gives MGGDRSQHGHPAEVRRQASVPTTAAAARVLGAITGAGGRGLLVGGCVRDALLAPGSTPHDIDIEVYGLEPRALVAALSRVAHVAEVGRAFSVLVVRTQGESFDVALPRRMVRTGSGPDDVDVVVDPSATLRESSARRDLTINALAFDPASGEVVDCWGGLADLDAGILRHTGPAFSADPLRVLRAARFAAQLGFTLDPSTVALARELAPQFAVVPTERVWGEWQAMAATAAHPSAWLDVLDETGWIEHFPEVAAQRGIAQDPRWHPEGDVFAHSRLAADAGARLADEAGLTGEDRAVVVLASMLHDVGKTVSTQHRADGRITSHGHDEAGRPIAHTFLSRTGAPRSVIERVLPLVREHMVATTVRDPSAAAVRRLARRLVPATMLEWALVTGADRGGRGTASGPASTGRWLELAELAGTTRTPTAAILTGRHLVEAGMTPGPHFATTLAAALAAQDTGVITSEEDALAWLAAR, from the coding sequence ATGGGCGGAGACCGGTCCCAGCACGGGCACCCCGCAGAGGTCCGGCGCCAGGCGTCCGTCCCGACGACGGCGGCAGCCGCCCGCGTCCTCGGTGCGATCACCGGCGCGGGCGGGCGCGGCCTCCTGGTCGGCGGGTGCGTCCGCGACGCGCTCCTGGCGCCGGGGTCGACGCCGCACGACATCGACATCGAGGTCTACGGGCTCGAGCCCCGAGCCCTCGTCGCCGCGCTCTCGCGGGTCGCCCACGTCGCCGAGGTCGGTCGGGCGTTCTCGGTCTTGGTCGTCCGCACGCAGGGGGAGTCGTTCGACGTCGCCCTGCCGCGCCGCATGGTGCGCACCGGCTCCGGGCCTGACGACGTCGACGTCGTGGTCGATCCGTCGGCCACCCTGCGGGAGTCCTCGGCGCGTCGTGATCTCACGATCAACGCGCTGGCGTTCGACCCCGCCTCCGGTGAGGTCGTCGACTGCTGGGGCGGGCTCGCCGACCTGGACGCCGGGATCCTGCGCCACACGGGTCCGGCCTTCTCGGCAGACCCGTTGCGTGTGCTGCGTGCAGCACGCTTCGCCGCGCAGCTCGGGTTCACTCTCGACCCGTCCACTGTGGCTCTGGCGCGCGAGCTCGCGCCACAGTTCGCGGTCGTGCCGACCGAGCGGGTGTGGGGCGAGTGGCAGGCCATGGCGGCGACGGCTGCCCACCCGTCGGCATGGCTCGACGTGCTGGACGAGACAGGGTGGATCGAGCACTTTCCCGAGGTGGCAGCCCAGCGTGGCATCGCCCAGGACCCGCGCTGGCACCCCGAGGGAGACGTGTTCGCGCACAGCCGCCTGGCAGCCGACGCCGGGGCCCGGCTGGCCGACGAGGCAGGCCTGACCGGTGAGGACCGCGCAGTCGTCGTCCTGGCGTCCATGCTGCACGACGTCGGCAAGACCGTCAGCACCCAGCACCGCGCGGACGGCCGGATCACCTCGCACGGCCACGACGAGGCCGGGCGCCCGATCGCGCACACCTTCCTCTCCCGCACCGGCGCACCCCGGTCGGTGATCGAGCGCGTCCTGCCGCTCGTGCGCGAGCACATGGTGGCCACGACGGTGCGCGACCCGTCGGCTGCAGCCGTGCGCCGGCTCGCTCGGCGCCTGGTCCCGGCCACGATGCTCGAGTGGGCGCTGGTCACCGGCGCCGACCGCGGGGGACGCGGCACAGCGAGCGGACCGGCGAGCACCGGTCGTTGGCTCGAGCTCGCCGAACTGGCAGGCACGACGCGCACGCCGACGGCCGCGATCCTCACGGGAAGGCACCTCGTCGAGGCAGGCATGACGCCGGGACCGCACTTCGCGACGACCCTCGCTGCGGCACTGGCCGCTCAGGACACAGGCGTGATCACGAGCGAGGAGGACGCGCTGGCCTGGCTGGCCGCGCGCTGA
- a CDS encoding glycoside hydrolase family 3 protein codes for MTSLPDSPTPPLSAGEHELAQASTTLVDTDTFVDPELAALCRESAADGAVLLRNDGTLPLRDGSRVALFGRVQIDYFAVGYGSGGDVNAPYSWNLLDALRDVGRVTVDTELAETYTRWSEQNPPDEGTWANWPRFFEEMPLERAAVAAAATRADAAVVVIGRAAGEARENTLTKGSYYLTDAERELLDTITAEFTHTVVVLDCGNVIDLAWLEEYGEKISAVLYAWQGGMEGARAIADVLTGVRVPGGRLTDTIARHYADYPSAPNFGGLEHNDYAEDIYVGYRYFETFAPHAVLFPFGFGLGYTTLDLTATADVSSDEITVTAHVANTGIEHPGAEIVQVYVQAPDGLLGKPARALAAFAKSRRLAPGESDELCLTVPITSLASYDDSGVTGHRSAYVLETGTYTVFAGTDVRSATQVATFTVDELRVVEQLTEACAPTAQDQFQRMTLTRDDAGRPVVGWEAVPSREVSRRERVLARQVPAVEPTLDRGITLGDVARGDATLDELVAQLSLADLDALTRGDIVMDSPLGAPGNAGVFGGITESLRAHGVPAVTTTDGPSGIRIAAYASLLPCGAALASTWDAPLVRRLAATHGAEMVRKGTHVLLSPGMNIHRDPLCGRNFEYFSEDPLVTGLIAAAVVAGVQEAGVAACPKHFACNNQETNRNLNDSRVSERALREIYLRGFQICLTQARPHTLMTSYNKINGVWSHYNDELCTTILRDEWGFEGTVITDWWMQRAADPDFTAVTDDAYRVRAQVDVFMPGGWVDHATGTFDPAATTSLLDSLARPDGITLGEIQRTARTVLRLALALPVLSETIGASARGVEQGSIPVEEPPVA; via the coding sequence ATGACCTCGCTGCCGGACAGCCCCACCCCACCGCTCTCGGCAGGGGAGCACGAGCTCGCGCAAGCGTCCACGACGCTGGTCGACACCGACACCTTCGTCGACCCGGAGCTGGCCGCGCTGTGCCGGGAGTCCGCCGCCGACGGAGCAGTCCTGCTCCGCAACGACGGGACGCTCCCGCTGCGCGACGGCTCGCGCGTCGCCCTCTTCGGACGCGTGCAGATCGACTACTTCGCCGTCGGCTACGGCTCCGGCGGGGACGTCAACGCCCCCTACTCCTGGAACCTCCTCGACGCGCTGCGCGACGTCGGCCGCGTCACCGTCGACACGGAGCTGGCCGAGACCTACACCCGCTGGAGCGAGCAGAACCCGCCCGACGAAGGCACCTGGGCGAACTGGCCACGCTTCTTCGAGGAGATGCCCCTCGAGCGCGCGGCCGTCGCCGCCGCCGCGACCCGAGCAGACGCCGCCGTCGTCGTCATCGGCCGCGCAGCCGGCGAGGCACGCGAGAACACCCTGACCAAGGGCAGCTACTACCTCACCGACGCCGAGCGCGAGCTGCTCGACACGATCACCGCAGAGTTCACGCACACCGTCGTGGTGCTCGACTGCGGCAACGTCATCGACCTCGCCTGGCTCGAAGAGTACGGCGAGAAGATCTCCGCCGTGCTCTACGCCTGGCAGGGCGGCATGGAAGGCGCGCGGGCGATCGCCGACGTGCTCACCGGCGTCCGGGTGCCCGGCGGGCGGCTCACCGACACCATCGCACGCCACTACGCCGACTACCCGAGCGCACCGAACTTCGGTGGGCTCGAGCACAACGACTACGCCGAAGACATCTACGTCGGCTACCGGTACTTCGAGACCTTCGCCCCCCACGCCGTGCTCTTCCCCTTCGGGTTCGGCCTCGGCTACACGACGCTCGACCTCACCGCCACCGCCGACGTCAGCAGCGACGAGATCACCGTCACCGCCCACGTCGCCAACACCGGCATCGAGCACCCCGGGGCCGAGATCGTCCAGGTCTATGTCCAGGCGCCGGACGGGCTGCTCGGCAAGCCGGCCCGGGCGCTCGCGGCCTTCGCGAAGTCCCGCCGGCTCGCACCGGGGGAGAGCGACGAGCTGTGCCTGACCGTCCCGATCACCTCCCTCGCCTCCTATGACGACTCCGGGGTGACCGGCCACCGGTCCGCCTACGTCCTCGAGACGGGGACCTACACCGTCTTCGCCGGGACCGACGTCCGCTCCGCGACCCAGGTCGCGACGTTCACCGTGGACGAGCTCCGCGTCGTCGAGCAGCTGACCGAGGCGTGCGCGCCCACCGCGCAGGACCAGTTCCAGCGGATGACGCTCACCCGTGACGACGCCGGACGCCCCGTCGTCGGGTGGGAGGCCGTCCCGTCGCGGGAGGTCTCGCGCCGTGAGCGGGTCTTGGCGCGCCAGGTGCCCGCGGTCGAGCCGACCCTCGACCGTGGCATCACGCTCGGCGACGTCGCCCGAGGTGACGCGACGCTCGACGAGCTCGTCGCGCAGCTCTCGCTCGCCGACCTCGACGCGCTCACCCGCGGCGACATCGTCATGGACAGCCCGCTCGGGGCGCCCGGCAACGCCGGCGTCTTCGGTGGGATCACCGAGTCGCTGCGCGCGCACGGAGTGCCTGCTGTGACGACGACGGACGGCCCGTCGGGCATCCGGATCGCCGCCTACGCGTCCCTCCTGCCGTGCGGTGCCGCGCTCGCCTCGACGTGGGACGCCCCGCTCGTGCGACGGCTCGCGGCCACCCACGGTGCAGAGATGGTGCGCAAGGGCACCCACGTGCTCCTCAGCCCAGGCATGAACATCCACCGTGACCCGCTGTGCGGTCGCAACTTCGAGTACTTCTCCGAAGACCCGCTCGTCACCGGTCTCATCGCGGCCGCCGTCGTGGCAGGGGTCCAGGAGGCGGGCGTCGCTGCGTGCCCCAAGCACTTCGCGTGCAACAACCAAGAGACCAACCGCAACCTCAACGACTCGCGGGTCTCCGAGCGGGCGCTGCGCGAGATCTACCTGCGCGGGTTCCAGATCTGCCTCACGCAGGCGCGCCCGCACACGCTCATGACGTCGTACAACAAGATCAACGGCGTGTGGTCGCACTACAACGACGAGCTGTGCACGACGATCCTGCGCGACGAGTGGGGATTCGAGGGCACCGTCATCACCGACTGGTGGATGCAGCGCGCCGCTGACCCAGACTTCACGGCCGTGACCGACGACGCCTACCGGGTCCGCGCACAGGTCGACGTCTTCATGCCCGGCGGCTGGGTCGACCACGCCACCGGCACCTTCGACCCCGCCGCCACGACCTCCCTCCTCGACTCGCTCGCCCGCCCGGACGGCATCACGCTCGGCGAGATCCAGCGCACCGCGCGCACGGTGCTCCGGCTCGCTCTCGCGCTGCCCGTGCTCAGCGAGACGATCGGCGCCAGCGCGCGGGGCGTCGAGCAGGGGAGCATCCCGGTCGAGGAACCACCCGTGGCCTGA
- a CDS encoding MBL fold metallo-hydrolase, whose translation MLLERIYDEDLAQASYLIGCQAKGEAIVVDPRRDLDVYLDLAAKNNMTITSVTETHIHADYLSGTRELAARTGATIYVSDEGGPDWTYGSAFDDAVRMKDDHEITLGNITVRAVHTPGHTPEHMSLLVTDGAQADAPGFMLTGDFVFVGDLGRPDLLDEAAGGVDTRFAGAKDLFASLRDRFLPLPDYVQVLPTHGSGSACGKALGSIPSTTVGYERAFAWWSTYLENDDEQGFIDELLDGQPDAHAYFARMKVQNKVGPAVMGTLPDLVEYSAEQLTASLEADDVIFVDTRDNVAVHQGTVDRSLNIPGVAKAASYGAWVVDPEVEHRPLVVLAKDAQEAETLRDHLVRVGIDTVAGYTTSLDTLDLVKPLLVTPDDLATLPHALLLDVRNKTEYAAGHLPGAQQLSGGRVMWHLDELPDEGTIVTYCQSGVRNSVAASALRRIGYDVAELEGSYLGWSAIPGNVPVTS comes from the coding sequence ATGCTGCTAGAGCGCATCTACGACGAGGACCTCGCACAGGCGAGCTACCTCATCGGCTGCCAGGCGAAGGGTGAGGCGATCGTCGTCGACCCGCGCCGTGACCTCGACGTGTATCTCGATCTGGCCGCGAAGAACAACATGACGATCACGTCGGTCACCGAGACGCACATCCACGCGGACTACCTCTCGGGCACCCGCGAGCTCGCCGCACGCACCGGCGCCACGATCTACGTGTCCGACGAGGGCGGCCCCGACTGGACCTACGGCAGCGCGTTCGACGACGCCGTGCGCATGAAGGACGACCACGAGATCACGCTCGGCAACATCACCGTGCGCGCCGTCCACACGCCGGGCCACACACCCGAGCACATGTCGCTCCTCGTCACCGACGGCGCACAGGCCGACGCCCCCGGGTTCATGCTCACGGGCGACTTCGTGTTCGTCGGCGACCTCGGCCGCCCCGACCTCCTCGACGAGGCAGCGGGCGGCGTCGACACCCGCTTCGCCGGCGCCAAGGACCTCTTCGCGAGCCTGCGAGACCGGTTCCTTCCCCTCCCCGACTACGTCCAGGTGCTCCCGACCCACGGCTCGGGCAGCGCGTGCGGCAAGGCTCTGGGATCGATCCCGAGCACGACCGTCGGCTACGAGCGGGCCTTCGCCTGGTGGAGCACGTACCTCGAGAACGACGACGAGCAGGGCTTCATCGACGAGCTGCTCGACGGTCAGCCCGACGCGCACGCGTACTTCGCTCGCATGAAGGTGCAGAACAAGGTCGGCCCGGCCGTCATGGGCACGTTGCCCGACCTCGTCGAGTACTCCGCGGAACAGCTGACCGCCTCGCTCGAGGCCGACGACGTCATCTTCGTCGACACGCGCGACAACGTCGCCGTGCACCAGGGCACCGTCGACCGCTCCCTCAACATCCCTGGCGTCGCCAAGGCCGCCAGCTATGGCGCGTGGGTCGTCGATCCCGAGGTGGAGCACCGACCGCTCGTCGTCCTGGCGAAGGACGCCCAGGAAGCCGAGACCCTGCGCGACCACCTCGTCCGCGTCGGTATCGACACCGTAGCGGGCTACACGACCTCGCTCGACACCCTCGACCTCGTCAAGCCGCTGCTCGTGACACCGGACGACCTCGCCACGCTCCCCCACGCGCTCCTGCTCGACGTGCGCAACAAGACCGAGTACGCGGCAGGTCACCTTCCCGGCGCACAGCAGCTGAGCGGTGGGCGTGTCATGTGGCACCTCGACGAGCTGCCCGACGAGGGCACGATCGTCACCTACTGCCAGAGCGGCGTCCGCAACAGCGTCGCCGCGAGCGCCCTGCGCCGGATCGGTTATGACGTCGCCGAGCTCGAGGGCTCCTACCTGGGCTGGTCGGCGATCCCCGGCAACGTCCCGGTGACGTCCTAG
- a CDS encoding sulfite exporter TauE/SafE family protein: MEPTIIIVLVLAVLVGVSLGLLGGGGSILTVPILTYVLGMDPQEAIAASLFIVGTTSAVSVISHGRAGRVRWKMGLIFGTAGMTGAFTGGLVGGYIPGTVLMLLFAIMMVATATAMIRGRKRADDSEEPKELPLARIILDGFLVGIATGLVGAGGGFLVVPALTLLGGLPVAIAIGTSLLIIAMKSYAGLAGYLFTVQIQWPIVLAFTAVAIGGSFIGTALAGKIPEKTLRKGFGVFVLVMGMIVLAQEIPDAFALLTDA; the protein is encoded by the coding sequence ATGGAACCCACCATCATCATCGTGCTCGTGCTCGCGGTGCTCGTCGGAGTCTCGCTCGGGCTGCTGGGCGGCGGCGGGTCGATCCTCACGGTCCCGATCCTCACGTACGTCCTGGGCATGGACCCGCAAGAGGCGATCGCTGCGTCGCTCTTCATCGTCGGTACGACGAGCGCGGTGAGCGTCATCTCGCACGGGCGTGCTGGTCGTGTCCGCTGGAAGATGGGCCTGATCTTCGGCACGGCCGGCATGACGGGTGCGTTCACCGGTGGTCTCGTCGGCGGGTACATCCCGGGCACGGTCCTCATGCTGCTGTTCGCGATCATGATGGTCGCCACGGCCACCGCCATGATCCGGGGCCGCAAGCGCGCTGACGACTCCGAGGAACCGAAAGAGCTGCCGCTCGCCCGGATCATCCTGGACGGGTTCCTCGTCGGGATCGCGACGGGTCTCGTGGGTGCGGGCGGCGGGTTCCTCGTCGTGCCTGCGCTGACGTTGCTCGGTGGGCTGCCGGTCGCGATCGCGATCGGGACGTCGCTCCTCATCATCGCCATGAAGTCCTATGCAGGCCTGGCCGGGTACCTCTTCACGGTGCAGATCCAGTGGCCGATCGTGCTGGCGTTCACGGCGGTCGCGATCGGTGGGTCGTTCATCGGGACGGCCCTTGCCGGGAAGATCCCGGAGAAGACCTTGCGCAAGGGCTTCGGGGTGTTCGTGCTCGTCATGGGCATGATCGTGCTGGCGCAGGAGATCCCTGACGCGTTCGCGCTCCTGACGGACGCATGA